CTCACCGGGCCGTGCCCGGCGGACCTCGATCGCCCCGGAGAGGGTGTCGAGGTCGAAGGCGTGCAGCGGCTGGCCGAGCAGCATCATCACGTAGTTGGTCACGTCGACGGCCAGGGAGATCGGGCGCATGCCGACCTCGATGAGCCGGCGGCGCATCCACTCCGGTGAGGCGGCGGTCGCATCGATGCCGCGGACGGTGCGCGCCACGTACCGGTCGCACCCGTCCCTGCCGTCGATCGGGGCGTCGTCGGCCAGGCGCACCTCGTACCCGGCGCCGCTCCCGTCGGCGACGGCGACGTCCGCCGGGTCGTGGAAGGCCACCCCGGCGGAGAGTGCGTACTCACGGGCGATCCCGCGCATGGAGAAGCAGTAGCCGCGGTCCGGGGTGACATTGACCTCGACGGTCTCGGCGTCCAGGCCCAGGACCGGGATGAGGTCGTCACCGGGGACCAGCCCTGCGACGACGTCCGGGCGGTCGGCCAGGTGCTCGGTGAGGACGATGATGCCGTCGTGGTCCTCCCCGAGACCGAGCTCGAGCAGGGAGCAGATCATGCCGGCACTGACGTGCCCGTAGGTCTTGCGCGCGGAGATCTCGAAGTTCCCGGGCAGGACACCACCGGGCAGGATCACCGCGACGAGGTCGCCGGCGTCGAAGTTGTGCGCGCCGCAGACGATGCCCTGCGGCTCGCCCGTGCCGTTGGCGGACCCCACGTCCACCTGGCACCAGTTGATCGTCTTGCCGTTCTTCTGCTCCTCGGGCACGCGCTCGAGGACGCGGCCGACCACGAGCGGTCCGGTGACCCCGCCGCCGTGGATCTCCTCCTCCTCGAGACCGACGCGCACGAGGGTGGCGGCGACGTCCGCCCCCTTCGCCGCCGGCTCGACCTCGGTCAGCTCACGCAGCCACTCGATGGGGGCCCGCATCAGATCTCCATCCCGAACGCGGCCGAGAAGCGCACGTCACCCTCGATGATGTCCCTCATGTCGGCGACGCCGTGGCGCAGCATGAGCGAGCGCTCGATGCCCAGGCCGAAGGCGAAGCCGGTGTACTCGTCCGGGTCGATGCCACCCGCCGCGAGGACGCGGCGGTTGACCATGCCGGAACCGCCCATCTCGATCCAGCCGGTGCCTCCGCAGGTGCGGCAGCCGGAGTCGCCACCCAGGCACACCCAGCAGCGGCAGTCGATCTCGGCGCTCGGCTCGGTGAAGGGGAAGAAGTTCGGCCGCAGACGGGTCTCGATCCCCTCACCGAAGAGGCCCCGGACGAAGGTGTCGAGCGCACCGCGCAGGTGCGCCATGGTGACGCCCCTGTCGACGACGAGGCCCTCGAACTGGTGGAAGACCGGCGTGTGCGTCGCGTCGAGGTCGTCGGTGCGGAAGACCTTGCCCGGGCACAGCACGTAGATCGGCGGCTCGCGGTCGAGCATGGTGCGGATCTGCACCGGCGAGGTGTGCGTGCGCAGGATGACCCCGGCGTCCGCGGGCTCGACGAAGAAGGTGTCCTGCTCACCGCGTGCCGGGTGGTCCGGGCCGATGTTCAGCGCATCGAAGGTCAGCCACTCGGACTCGACCTCGGGGCCCTCGGCGATCTCCCAGCCCATCCCGACGAAGATGTCCTCGACGCGCTCGGTCACCAGGCTGATCGGGTGCCGCGCGCCCAGTCGCGGGTGCGGCCGCAGGACGGTCAGGTCCTGCGTCTCCTCGACGAGGATCCGCTCCTCGCGCTCCTCCTCCAGCTCGGCCTGCCGTGCCGCGAAGGCCTGCTTGACCTTGCCTCGGGCCTGCCCGACGCGCTTGCCGGCGTCGGCCTTCGCGCTCGGCGGCAGTGCGCCGATCTCACGGTTGGCGAGCGCGAGCGGGGACTTGTCGCCCTGGTGCGCCGCGCGCATCCGCTTCAGCTCGTCGAGGGTCGCGGCGCCCGCAACGGCGTCGAGAGCGGCCTGAACGGCCTCCTCGATCACCTGCGGATCGAGCGCGGCGACCTCGACCGGGTCGTAGTTCGTGTTGGGTCCTGACACGAGGCCCGAGTCTACGGTGAGCCCTGCCCGTGGGGCCCGCGGGTTGGGGCTCGGCCCACGTCGTGGACGGTCAGGCGCTCACGCGGCACCAGCGGACCCTGCAGCAGGGACATGAGCAGGTGTGCTCGCCGGTGGCGCCGGTACGCCACGGCGCCCGACTCGTAGAGCTGGTGGAGGCGCCCGTCGACGACGACCGAGCCCTCCGCCATCGGGGGCA
Above is a window of Janibacter cremeus DNA encoding:
- the pheS gene encoding phenylalanine--tRNA ligase subunit alpha, whose product is MSGPNTNYDPVEVAALDPQVIEEAVQAALDAVAGAATLDELKRMRAAHQGDKSPLALANREIGALPPSAKADAGKRVGQARGKVKQAFAARQAELEEEREERILVEETQDLTVLRPHPRLGARHPISLVTERVEDIFVGMGWEIAEGPEVESEWLTFDALNIGPDHPARGEQDTFFVEPADAGVILRTHTSPVQIRTMLDREPPIYVLCPGKVFRTDDLDATHTPVFHQFEGLVVDRGVTMAHLRGALDTFVRGLFGEGIETRLRPNFFPFTEPSAEIDCRCWVCLGGDSGCRTCGGTGWIEMGGSGMVNRRVLAAGGIDPDEYTGFAFGLGIERSLMLRHGVADMRDIIEGDVRFSAAFGMEI